Proteins found in one Patescibacteria group bacterium genomic segment:
- a CDS encoding nucleotidyltransferase domain-containing protein has translation MLTKEEILKFLKENKKFFRENFQVTKIGLFGSYARNEQDEASDIDILIELERTVPDIFNTKKELRKYIKESLDKEVDIGREKYLKPYFANYISKEVLYA, from the coding sequence ATGCTTACCAAAGAAGAAATATTAAAATTTTTGAAAGAGAACAAAAAATTTTTTAGGGAAAATTTTCAGGTAACAAAAATCGGTTTATTCGGCTCTTATGCAAGAAATGAGCAAGATGAAGCTAGCGATATTGATATTTTAATTGAGTTAGAGCGAACCGTTCCCGATATTTTTAATACAAAAAAAGAGTTAAGGAAATACATAAAAGAAAGTTTGGATAAGGAAGTGGACATAGGCAGAGAAAAGTATTTAAAACCCTATTTTGCTAATTATATCTCGAAAGAAGTTTTATATGCGTGA
- a CDS encoding DUF86 domain-containing protein, with the protein MREKDKLNLISILEALDKIQKFTEVLDNADDFYNDKRNFDASVMNFVVIGEMVSRLSKEFKREYNYIDWSKIKDFRNIIAHDYFGIDAEEVWQIIKNDLPGLKKEIKKIINP; encoded by the coding sequence ATGCGTGAAAAGGATAAACTCAATTTGATTTCAATTTTAGAGGCCTTGGACAAAATTCAAAAATTTACTGAAGTTCTTGATAATGCTGATGATTTTTATAACGACAAAAGAAATTTTGATGCCTCGGTAATGAACTTCGTAGTTATTGGCGAGATGGTTTCAAGATTAAGCAAAGAATTTAAAAGGGAATACAATTATATTGATTGGTCTAAAATAAAAGATTTTAGAAATATTATTGCCCATGATTATTTTGGCATAGACGCAGAAGAAGTTTGGCAAATAATAAAGAATGACCTGCCGGGGTTAAAAAAAGAGATAAAGAAGATTATTAATCCATAA